From a single Okeanomitos corallinicola TIOX110 genomic region:
- a CDS encoding DUF3536 domain-containing protein: MTSAAQLPTSTGSTFQLAQIEQDLQSLTDNDPLRKAQGVYITVHGHFYQPPRENPYLDAIERQPSATPFHDWNERIHWECYRPNAFARVLNDKGELLGIVNNYEYMSFNIGPTLMSWLERYDRSVYQRILEADAKSSERLNGHGNAIAQVYNHIIMPLANERDKYTQIRWGKADFKSRFGRDPEGIWLAETAIDYPTVEALISEGIRFIVLAPSQAQRCRPFPTENDPHPAWHEVGGNQIDPTRPYRCYLKPTLNSTSSPLSVNKTTSSATTEEDLPYIDIFFYDGPISRDMGFSDVVYSSHHFAGRVGAAIRGDHRPAQLISVATDGETFGHHKKGTEKTIAYAFIGEFPRHGWTVTNFAHYLSLNPPSWEVELKSVTAWSCAHGVDRWQDDCGCGGEGGVWHQKWRRPLRDALNWLRDQLVAVYEEHGGKLFKDPWLARDEYIEILRDRSAANVTRFLSRHQTHKLTATEQIDALQLLEMQRHSLFMFTSCGWFFEELSRPEGTQILRYASRALELAGDVAGVQLEQGFLKRLGLAPSNVEDFRHGAEIYRQLVLTAQIGFRQVAAHYAITSLFDNHSSNSNNLSTQDRSDPLETYQKRVYCYTANELDYQMQRMGALTMVVGHLKLVSEITWESENLVFAVLHLGGWDFHCCIQQFTGRRDYSLLKERLFTSLQQASAAQAILVMTQIFGDEAFSLQNLFAEERHRIMGLLSQETLTRLDQLYTQTYRENYGVIMAFHRDGLTVPQELQVAAEIALGYRCMTTLRSLEQDIAEPQLSWNHVLELEAIATEAKHLRCQLNIPEGQQILEQLIVRLLWQLLHDVNGSFNTDIQRLEKLIDVGYQLNLGICLEKAQELYFSCLHSQIAPLCLNNISSTTESTQCRQWLKLGQKLAVDVSLILKKLP, encoded by the coding sequence ATGACTTCGGCTGCCCAATTGCCAACAAGCACTGGCTCAACATTTCAATTAGCACAAATAGAACAAGATTTACAATCTCTCACAGATAATGATCCCCTGCGAAAAGCTCAAGGTGTGTACATAACGGTGCATGGTCATTTTTACCAACCACCCAGGGAAAATCCCTATTTAGATGCCATTGAACGTCAACCTAGTGCAACACCTTTCCATGATTGGAATGAAAGAATTCACTGGGAATGCTATCGCCCTAATGCCTTTGCGAGAGTCCTAAATGACAAGGGTGAATTGTTGGGGATCGTCAATAATTACGAATACATGAGCTTTAATATCGGACCAACTTTGATGTCATGGTTGGAACGTTACGACAGGTCAGTTTATCAGCGCATTTTGGAGGCTGATGCTAAAAGTAGTGAACGGTTAAATGGTCATGGCAATGCGATCGCCCAAGTCTATAATCACATTATCATGCCCTTGGCAAATGAACGGGATAAATACACCCAAATTCGCTGGGGTAAGGCAGACTTCAAATCTAGATTTGGTCGTGATCCCGAAGGCATTTGGTTAGCGGAAACTGCCATTGATTATCCGACTGTAGAGGCTCTGATTTCTGAGGGCATTCGTTTTATTGTCCTGGCACCATCCCAAGCTCAACGCTGTCGTCCTTTCCCCACAGAAAATGATCCCCACCCAGCATGGCATGAAGTGGGAGGTAATCAAATTGATCCCACTCGCCCCTATCGTTGTTATTTAAAGCCAACTCTGAATAGTACATCTTCTCCTCTGAGTGTAAATAAAACTACTTCATCAGCAACTACAGAAGAAGATTTACCTTACATTGATATCTTTTTCTACGATGGCCCAATTTCTAGAGATATGGGTTTTAGTGATGTGGTTTATAGTTCTCATCACTTTGCCGGTCGGGTTGGTGCTGCAATACGCGGGGATCATCGGCCAGCACAATTAATATCTGTGGCTACCGATGGGGAAACCTTTGGACATCATAAAAAAGGAACTGAGAAAACTATTGCCTATGCTTTTATTGGTGAGTTCCCCCGTCATGGTTGGACTGTGACAAACTTTGCTCACTATTTGAGTTTAAATCCTCCTAGTTGGGAAGTGGAATTAAAATCCGTCACGGCTTGGAGTTGCGCTCATGGTGTTGATAGATGGCAAGATGATTGTGGTTGTGGTGGAGAAGGTGGTGTTTGGCATCAAAAATGGCGCAGGCCTCTGCGTGATGCTTTAAACTGGTTGCGGGATCAGTTAGTTGCGGTGTATGAGGAACATGGGGGAAAATTATTTAAAGATCCTTGGTTAGCAAGGGATGAATATATTGAGATTTTACGCGATCGCTCGGCCGCTAATGTTACCCGTTTTCTTTCCCGTCATCAAACTCATAAACTCACTGCCACCGAACAGATAGATGCTTTGCAATTATTGGAAATGCAGCGTCATTCACTGTTTATGTTTACCAGTTGTGGTTGGTTTTTTGAAGAACTTTCTCGGCCAGAGGGAACACAAATTCTGCGCTATGCTTCCCGTGCTTTGGAATTAGCTGGTGATGTGGCAGGTGTGCAGTTAGAACAGGGTTTTCTCAAACGTTTGGGTTTAGCTCCCAGTAATGTCGAAGACTTTAGACATGGGGCAGAAATTTACCGTCAGTTGGTGTTGACTGCCCAAATTGGGTTTAGACAAGTAGCTGCCCATTATGCTATTACTTCTTTGTTTGATAATCACAGCAGTAACAGCAATAACTTATCTACACAAGATCGATCAGATCCTCTTGAGACTTATCAAAAGCGTGTTTACTGTTATACGGCTAATGAGTTAGATTACCAAATGCAACGCATGGGTGCGTTAACTATGGTGGTAGGACATTTAAAGCTAGTTTCAGAAATTACTTGGGAAAGTGAAAATCTGGTATTTGCAGTTCTACATCTGGGTGGTTGGGATTTCCATTGCTGTATTCAGCAGTTCACGGGAAGACGTGATTACAGTCTATTGAAGGAAAGGCTGTTTACTTCTTTGCAACAAGCAAGTGCCGCTCAAGCTATTTTAGTAATGACACAAATTTTTGGGGATGAGGCCTTTAGTTTGCAAAATTTATTTGCAGAAGAACGGCATCGGATTATGGGACTATTAAGCCAGGAAACACTGACAAGGTTGGATCAGTTGTATACCCAGACATATCGAGAAAATTACGGTGTGATTATGGCTTTCCATCGAGATGGATTAACAGTTCCCCAAGAATTACAGGTGGCGGCGGAAATTGCTTTGGGTTATCGCTGTATGACAACGTTGCGTAGCCTAGAACAAGATATAGCTGAACCTCAATTAAGTTGGAATCATGTCTTAGAATTGGAAGCGATCGCCACTGAAGCTAAACATCTCCGCTGTCAATTAAATATACCCGAAGGTCAACAGATATTAGAGCAGTTAATTGTTAGATTACTGTGGCAATTGTTACACGATGTTAATGGCTCTTTTAATACGGATATTCAACGGTTAGAAAAGTTAATTGATGTTGGTTATCAGCTAAATTTGGGAATTTGCTTAGAAAAAGCCCAAGAACTCTATTTTAGCTGTTTACATAGTCAAATAGCTCCCCTTTGTCTCAACAACATCAGTAGTACAACAGAATCTACACAGTGTCGTCAGTGGTTAAAACTAGGACAAAAATTAGCTGTTGATGTCAGCCTGATCCTGAAAAAACTACCATAG
- a CDS encoding DUF4168 domain-containing protein — MQENYFIIVGNSIEHQLSTSLVLATLTSASFIFATLGWSAKANTPILKVSSTEVTSYAESVLEMEPKRQEAFEEIKKVIGSKEVPKIVCNDSKSMNSLPGKAKDIAISYCNDSQTIVESKKLTIERFNEITMETQNNSDLKRQIYNTLIRLQKESAAKAGARDAQ, encoded by the coding sequence ATGCAGGAAAATTATTTTATCATTGTGGGAAATTCAATTGAGCATCAGTTATCTACATCTTTAGTATTGGCAACTCTTACCAGTGCAAGCTTTATTTTTGCAACTTTAGGCTGGAGTGCTAAAGCTAATACTCCAATATTAAAAGTTAGTAGTACAGAAGTTACCAGTTATGCTGAATCTGTTTTGGAAATGGAACCAAAACGACAAGAGGCTTTTGAAGAAATTAAAAAGGTGATCGGTAGTAAAGAAGTTCCTAAAATCGTTTGTAATGATTCTAAAAGTATGAATTCTTTACCTGGTAAAGCTAAGGATATAGCTATTAGTTATTGCAACGATTCTCAAACAATAGTTGAGTCAAAAAAATTGACTATTGAGCGTTTTAATGAAATAACTATGGAAACCCAAAATAATAGTGATTTAAAGCGTCAAATATATAATACATTAATACGCTTACAGAAAGAATCCGCTGCTAAGGCAGGTGCGCGTGATGCACAGTAA
- the holA gene encoding DNA polymerase III subunit delta, with translation MPIYVYWGEDDFAMEKAVTALRDRVLDPLWTSFNYTTFPPDQGDAAVQALNQAMTPAFGAGGRLVWLVNTTLCQQCPENVLAELQRTLPVIPDSSFLLLTSRNKPDERLKGTKFLKKFAEFKEFSLIPPWKTELLVQAVNEAAQTVGVKLTPQTAELLAESIGNDTRLLYTEMEKLRLYVDGVNKPLDVKTVTQLVRNTTQNTLQLAAAIKTGDTAKALGIVGDLINAAEPGLRIVATLIGQFRTWLWVKMMMETGERNPQEIAKAAEINNPKRIYFLQQEVKSLSVQQLISSLPLLLELEVSLKQGASETSILQTKVIELCQVYQRR, from the coding sequence ATGCCAATCTATGTTTACTGGGGTGAAGATGATTTTGCAATGGAAAAGGCGGTGACAGCTTTGCGTGATCGCGTTCTTGATCCCCTATGGACAAGTTTTAACTATACCACTTTTCCTCCTGATCAAGGGGATGCAGCAGTTCAAGCTTTAAATCAAGCGATGACTCCTGCTTTTGGGGCTGGTGGACGTTTAGTATGGTTAGTTAATACTACTCTGTGTCAACAGTGTCCAGAAAATGTTTTAGCCGAATTACAACGGACTTTACCTGTCATTCCTGACAGTTCGTTTTTACTATTGACTAGCCGCAACAAACCTGATGAACGCCTTAAAGGTACAAAATTTCTCAAAAAATTTGCTGAATTTAAGGAATTTTCTCTTATTCCTCCCTGGAAAACCGAATTGTTAGTGCAAGCGGTTAATGAAGCGGCTCAAACCGTGGGTGTAAAACTAACTCCCCAAACTGCCGAACTGTTGGCGGAATCTATAGGTAATGATACACGGCTTCTTTATACAGAAATGGAGAAGTTACGGCTTTATGTGGATGGTGTTAATAAACCTTTAGATGTTAAAACTGTAACTCAGTTAGTGAGAAATACTACTCAAAATACCTTACAATTAGCAGCGGCTATTAAAACAGGAGATACAGCTAAGGCGTTGGGTATTGTAGGTGATCTAATTAATGCGGCTGAACCGGGTTTAAGGATTGTTGCTACTTTGATTGGTCAGTTTCGCACTTGGTTATGGGTAAAGATGATGATGGAGACTGGAGAACGTAACCCCCAAGAGATAGCTAAAGCTGCGGAAATCAATAACCCAAAACGGATCTATTTTTTACAACAGGAAGTTAAGTCTCTTTCTGTACAGCAATTAATTTCATCTTTACCTCTTTTGTTAGAGTTAGAAGTGAGTCTCAAGCAAGGTGCGTCAGAAACTTCTATCCTGCAAACTAAGGTTATTGAACTCTGTCAAGTCTATCAAAGAAGATAA
- a CDS encoding DUF1868 domain-containing protein, whose product MDDNYQTYLNRVARMTLPESFKTQVQHIQESSKFKTEDGVRKPTNFPGYTLITPPAEEDIKNADFYGQIEKYQRSLLESINSDLIVPLPPSSFHVTIADLIWDHAFVHANEKNPQFERDLNSCLGDLFTQYQQLRIKPANTVTWQMLGLIVMPRAVAVCLIPKDERCYEEVIQLRRLIYQNRKLMGLGIEQHYHFTAHVTLGYFGEIPADIDREKLTNSFSELNKQWLLNFPEISIHRAELRKFDNMIHYYRQPDWTNLEF is encoded by the coding sequence TTGGACGACAACTACCAAACCTACTTAAATCGGGTAGCACGCATGACGCTACCAGAATCATTTAAAACCCAAGTTCAGCATATTCAGGAGTCTTCTAAATTCAAGACTGAGGATGGAGTTAGAAAACCAACCAACTTTCCTGGTTATACCTTGATAACCCCACCAGCAGAAGAGGATATAAAGAACGCTGACTTTTACGGCCAAATCGAGAAATATCAGCGATCACTCTTAGAATCTATCAATTCTGATTTGATTGTACCCCTACCTCCCAGCAGTTTTCACGTCACCATTGCTGATTTAATTTGGGATCATGCCTTCGTTCATGCTAATGAAAAAAATCCCCAATTTGAACGGGATTTAAATTCTTGCTTAGGTGATTTATTTACACAGTATCAACAATTACGAATCAAACCAGCTAATACAGTTACTTGGCAAATGCTAGGATTGATAGTTATGCCCAGGGCGGTTGCTGTGTGTTTAATTCCTAAGGATGAACGCTGTTATGAAGAAGTCATACAATTACGCCGATTAATTTATCAAAATCGTAAATTAATGGGTTTGGGTATTGAACAACATTATCATTTTACAGCCCATGTCACTCTAGGCTATTTTGGAGAAATTCCAGCAGATATTGACCGGGAAAAACTCACTAATTCCTTCTCAGAATTAAATAAACAATGGCTGTTAAACTTTCCTGAAATTAGTATTCATAGGGCTGAATTAAGAAAGTTTGACAACATGATCCATTATTATCGTCAGCCAGACTGGACTAATTTAGAGTTTTAA
- a CDS encoding RDD family protein, with amino-acid sequence MHLFNKIKFSTPESVELEFTLAGIGSRALGLLIDYHILGLSLALFIVVWLTISAQLINIGLEIFGSGFALWMSAIAFLSLFCIYTGYFVFFESLWQGQTPGKRIAKIRVIRDDGRPVGLQQASLRALLRPVDEFLFIGAFLIMLSKSEKRLGDLLAGTIVIQAQKDNKSGSFTISQEAKSFYISLQKVSDLSQLLPDDFAIIREYLQRRSGMSKKARYSLSIKLAQQVKSIIDLTILPSDISADVLLEAVYLAYQQPDYEV; translated from the coding sequence ATGCACCTGTTCAATAAAATTAAATTTAGCACTCCGGAAAGTGTAGAGTTAGAATTTACTTTAGCTGGAATTGGTAGTAGAGCTTTAGGGCTATTAATTGACTATCATATTTTAGGTTTAAGTTTAGCTCTATTTATCGTTGTCTGGCTGACTATTTCCGCTCAATTAATTAATATTGGGTTGGAAATTTTTGGTTCTGGCTTTGCTTTATGGATGAGTGCGATCGCTTTTCTGAGTCTTTTTTGTATTTACACTGGTTATTTTGTCTTTTTTGAAAGTCTCTGGCAAGGACAGACTCCCGGTAAACGTATTGCGAAGATTCGTGTGATTAGAGATGATGGTAGACCTGTGGGTTTACAACAAGCCTCTCTTCGAGCTTTATTACGTCCTGTGGATGAATTCCTGTTTATTGGTGCTTTTTTAATTATGTTAAGTAAAAGTGAAAAGCGCCTGGGTGATTTATTGGCAGGAACAATAGTAATTCAAGCTCAAAAAGATAATAAATCTGGCAGTTTTACTATTTCACAAGAGGCAAAATCATTTTATATTAGCCTGCAAAAAGTCTCGGATTTATCGCAGTTACTACCTGATGATTTTGCTATTATCAGAGAATATTTACAGCGTCGCAGTGGGATGTCAAAAAAGGCTAGATATTCACTGTCTATAAAGTTAGCTCAACAGGTAAAGTCTATTATTGATTTAACAATACTACCATCTGACATTTCTGCTGATGTACTTTTAGAAGCTGTTTATTTAGCCTATCAACAACCAGACTATGAGGTATGA
- a CDS encoding DUF975 domain-containing protein, translated as MSDNFSVTSNAEPLSMGNVVSAGVRLYRSHLKEYFLLALKAYLWVLVPVYGWAKCYALSALISRLAFGDLVNQPESIRDGERVVNSRLWQFLGTMLLMSLIGGGIGLGFMIVFGILLAIIGAVLGVQGGGFGNIAIFSLIAILVTLVGFVIFAWVLTRFYLVDLPLAIEENCDATQTIKRSIDLTKGYVGRIFLISFVAILITLPLQILLQILTSVIQLVFTPLLADGNAFASLIFFVLVIGIVIGSNAVILPFFQTLKAVIYYDLRSRREGLGLQLRDREV; from the coding sequence ATGTCTGACAACTTTAGTGTTACCAGTAATGCAGAACCATTGAGTATGGGTAATGTAGTGAGTGCAGGTGTGCGTTTATATCGTTCTCATCTGAAAGAGTATTTTTTATTGGCACTAAAAGCCTATCTTTGGGTACTTGTACCAGTTTATGGCTGGGCAAAATGTTATGCTCTCTCAGCTTTAATTAGTCGTTTAGCTTTTGGTGATTTGGTGAATCAACCCGAAAGTATTCGTGATGGTGAGCGTGTTGTTAATTCCCGACTATGGCAGTTTTTGGGGACAATGCTATTAATGTCGCTGATAGGTGGGGGAATTGGTCTTGGTTTTATGATTGTGTTTGGCATTTTGCTGGCAATTATTGGAGCGGTTTTAGGAGTACAAGGTGGTGGTTTTGGTAATATTGCTATTTTTTCATTGATCGCTATTTTAGTTACTCTTGTGGGTTTTGTAATTTTTGCCTGGGTTTTAACTAGGTTTTACTTGGTTGATTTACCTCTGGCGATTGAAGAAAATTGTGATGCTACTCAGACTATTAAACGTAGTATTGATTTAACGAAAGGTTATGTGGGAAGAATTTTCTTAATTTCTTTTGTAGCTATTTTAATTACATTACCGCTGCAAATTTTACTGCAAATTCTCACCAGTGTAATTCAGTTAGTTTTTACACCGCTTTTAGCTGATGGCAATGCCTTTGCTTCCTTGATTTTTTTTGTTTTAGTGATTGGTATAGTCATTGGTAGTAATGCTGTGATTTTACCTTTTTTCCAAACTCTCAAAGCTGTGATTTATTATGACTTACGCAGTCGAAGAGAAGGTTTAGGTTTGCAGTTACGTGATCGGGAAGTTTAA
- a CDS encoding stage II sporulation protein M, whose amino-acid sequence MNIKRWIGRREKHWQRLDHLLRKVEQKRLKYLKSEEIRELASLYRSVAADLARARTQEVGKTLTQSLQSLTTRAYTQIYQGSRKQEWHAVQEFYRWGFPAVVQQTFPYIIAATSLFLFGGLVAWWYAWQDPSFMFLIVPERLISQVRDHGELWMGSIVGIEPLASSNIMINNISVSFGAVAGGITAGLYTTYLMVFNGLLIGAVATLVGQNNLAYPFWAFVFPHGALELPAIFFAGAAGLLIGKAILFPGKYRRRDAMKINSSQAAQLVFGIIPLLVIAGIIEGFFSPNPIFPDPIKYLAGIGLLIGLVMYCNQKRKIA is encoded by the coding sequence ATGAATATTAAACGTTGGATTGGCAGACGGGAAAAACATTGGCAACGTCTAGACCATCTATTGCGAAAAGTAGAGCAAAAACGCTTAAAATACCTTAAATCCGAAGAAATTAGAGAATTAGCCAGTTTATATCGTTCAGTAGCCGCAGATTTAGCCCGCGCACGTACCCAGGAAGTAGGTAAAACTTTAACTCAGAGTTTACAATCCTTAACAACTCGTGCTTATACGCAGATTTACCAAGGTTCACGTAAACAAGAATGGCACGCTGTTCAAGAATTTTACCGATGGGGATTTCCCGCTGTAGTGCAGCAAACATTCCCATACATTATCGCTGCTACCAGTCTATTTTTATTTGGTGGTTTAGTCGCTTGGTGGTATGCGTGGCAAGATCCTAGCTTTATGTTCCTAATTGTACCAGAAAGATTAATTTCCCAAGTCCGAGATCATGGTGAACTCTGGATGGGTTCAATCGTCGGTATTGAACCTTTAGCATCCAGCAACATTATGATTAATAATATTTCTGTTTCCTTTGGTGCTGTCGCAGGGGGAATTACAGCCGGATTATATACTACTTATTTAATGGTTTTTAATGGTTTATTAATTGGTGCAGTTGCTACTTTAGTCGGTCAAAATAATTTAGCTTATCCATTTTGGGCGTTTGTTTTTCCCCATGGTGCTTTAGAATTACCTGCCATATTTTTTGCTGGTGCGGCAGGATTATTAATTGGTAAAGCAATTTTGTTTCCCGGTAAATATCGCCGTCGAGATGCAATGAAAATCAACAGTTCCCAGGCGGCACAATTAGTATTTGGAATTATCCCTTTGTTAGTTATAGCAGGGATTATTGAAGGATTTTTTTCACCTAATCCTATTTTTCCAGACCCAATCAAATATTTAGCTGGTATTGGATTATTAATAGGATTGGTTATGTATTGTAATCAAAAGAGAAAAATAGCTTAA
- a CDS encoding alr0857 family protein encodes MLKLTYTEGSFYLECLSLSLEEWVAKRAILSLRIGKPFCLEPSTASFLLPVDVPGVEKLRMEARRVDGEIIDLSGCDAEYLEVTLRGSWLSDGTEDNVGVFVTMMSDRMEFFLHKLWQESQVCTSVLSE; translated from the coding sequence ATGCTGAAATTAACTTACACTGAAGGAAGTTTTTATTTAGAATGTCTTTCTCTGTCACTAGAAGAATGGGTGGCAAAGAGAGCAATTTTATCATTACGTATTGGTAAGCCTTTTTGCTTAGAACCTAGCACTGCTTCCTTTTTGCTTCCTGTTGATGTACCGGGAGTAGAAAAGTTGAGGATGGAGGCGCGAAGAGTTGATGGTGAAATTATAGATTTGTCTGGTTGTGATGCTGAATATTTAGAAGTGACTTTACGGGGTTCTTGGTTATCAGATGGTACTGAGGATAATGTAGGTGTATTTGTAACTATGATGAGCGATCGCATGGAATTCTTTTTGCATAAACTATGGCAAGAGTCACAAGTTTGTACTTCTGTTCTGAGTGAGTAA
- a CDS encoding HNH endonuclease, with protein MQVLEQSVVVFSQNYLPLCKVNIKRAIVLLVTEKAEPLNFYTEEGWLVRSSSLVLSVPKHIRLKITAAERMWKVPPVNRREVLRRDHHSCQYCGVNKNLTLDHVIPRSKGGLHTWDNVVTACSRCNSFKGNKTLAEVGMRLRTKPKTPLHPAVSFAEKFWVDLQANLE; from the coding sequence ATGCAAGTGTTAGAGCAATCGGTAGTAGTATTTTCTCAAAATTACTTACCACTTTGTAAAGTCAACATTAAGCGAGCAATTGTGTTGCTAGTAACAGAGAAGGCAGAACCTCTAAATTTTTATACAGAAGAGGGATGGTTAGTCCGCTCATCTAGCCTAGTGTTGTCTGTACCAAAACATATTCGTTTAAAAATTACAGCGGCTGAAAGGATGTGGAAAGTTCCCCCAGTCAATCGGCGGGAAGTGCTCAGGCGAGATCATCACAGTTGTCAATATTGTGGTGTTAACAAAAATCTGACCTTGGATCATGTGATTCCCCGCTCTAAAGGGGGTTTACATACTTGGGACAACGTAGTCACAGCCTGTTCTAGATGCAACTCTTTTAAAGGTAATAAAACCCTAGCTGAAGTAGGAATGCGGCTACGTACTAAGCCGAAAACACCTCTACACCCTGCTGTGTCTTTTGCAGAAAAATTTTGGGTGGATTTGCAAGCAAACCTGGAATAA
- a CDS encoding GAF domain-containing sensor histidine kinase, producing the protein MKEHLLSLAKYTSDVEQLQPYRGKLMQQQEKAAHALVHKINQIVTNSQATSLILQDLAKLLVQEFHADCCFISTTENDECQALLEIKWCIQPFLAAEKSRDILLIHKLLMNSPIAQCSEEPLTMEDIKKITHKYPFIDQSLSGNIPSILAIPTSISGNINGLISLIKFQSYDWNESEKYLLKAIESSCALAMAQVSQIHILNNQKQSLHKANQHQSLIKQLTTLSLNNLELNKMLQLVITSTAQSLEADRGLLILLKYTDPTFRNRHKKQVPQAKANVVGAWGKYQETANPEEVRKESFWLSECGLCQRVFLESGKPIMMDKSTEQTENWQANPLFATEDFPATLLMPLENQGNVLGFVVLQQETARIWQPSELNLVEMVCTQLSNAIIQSQTLKQVQNLVDERTEQLKRSLEVQAKLYERTKQYVEQLQELNELKDEFVSNLSDRLRYPLTNMRMSIRNLRLPGLSPERQARYLDILESECTKEINLINDLLTLQKLESHQEEPQLETIDLNTKIDGLVAELEQPFSEQGLSVTVDIPKEPLKLQTEIESFDRILQELLNNVSKYSERDTTVNLQAIHRVEQEVDQVIIKVTNVGSGISQEEAAYIFDKFRRGKGRWTPGTGLGLALVKSLVQHLHGEIAVESTPIQDSSLSQICFTLTLPQFSAPTNIHSSQ; encoded by the coding sequence ATGAAAGAACATTTATTATCGCTGGCAAAATACACAAGTGATGTAGAGCAACTACAACCATACCGAGGCAAGCTGATGCAACAACAAGAAAAAGCAGCCCACGCCTTGGTGCATAAAATTAATCAGATAGTCACTAACAGTCAGGCTACATCATTAATTTTGCAAGACCTTGCTAAGTTGCTAGTCCAGGAATTTCATGCGGACTGCTGCTTTATCAGCACTACTGAGAATGATGAATGTCAAGCACTATTAGAAATTAAGTGGTGTATTCAACCTTTTCTAGCAGCAGAAAAATCCAGAGACATATTATTGATTCACAAGTTGTTGATGAATTCTCCAATAGCACAATGTAGTGAAGAACCATTAACAATGGAGGATATAAAAAAAATTACTCACAAATACCCATTTATTGATCAATCTTTATCTGGCAATATTCCATCAATTCTGGCAATTCCCACAAGCATCAGTGGTAATATCAATGGATTAATTAGCTTAATCAAATTTCAAAGTTATGATTGGAATGAATCAGAAAAGTATTTACTCAAAGCAATAGAATCATCTTGTGCGCTTGCCATGGCTCAAGTTTCTCAAATACATATACTAAATAATCAAAAACAATCCTTACATAAAGCGAATCAACATCAAAGTTTAATTAAGCAATTAACTACACTTAGTCTGAATAATTTGGAGTTGAACAAAATGCTCCAGTTAGTCATTACATCAACAGCACAATCCTTAGAAGCTGATAGAGGTTTATTAATATTATTAAAGTATACAGATCCGACGTTTAGAAATCGTCATAAAAAGCAAGTTCCTCAAGCAAAAGCTAATGTAGTGGGAGCGTGGGGTAAATATCAGGAAACGGCTAACCCAGAAGAAGTACGAAAAGAGTCTTTTTGGCTATCGGAATGTGGGCTATGTCAACGTGTATTTTTAGAATCGGGGAAACCGATCATGATGGATAAATCTACAGAGCAAACAGAGAATTGGCAAGCGAACCCCTTGTTTGCAACGGAAGATTTTCCAGCCACATTATTAATGCCATTAGAAAATCAAGGTAATGTTCTGGGTTTTGTGGTTTTACAACAAGAAACTGCTCGCATTTGGCAACCATCCGAATTAAATCTTGTAGAAATGGTTTGTACTCAATTGAGTAACGCCATCATTCAATCCCAAACACTCAAGCAAGTACAAAATTTAGTAGATGAAAGAACTGAACAACTCAAGCGTAGTTTAGAAGTACAAGCAAAATTGTATGAAAGAACGAAACAGTATGTTGAACAGTTACAAGAACTTAATGAACTAAAAGATGAATTTGTCAGTAACCTGAGCGATCGCTTGCGTTATCCCCTGACAAATATGCGGATGTCAATTCGTAATCTACGACTACCTGGACTATCACCAGAACGTCAAGCTCGATACTTAGATATTCTAGAATCAGAATGTACTAAGGAAATTAACTTAATTAATGACTTACTCACACTCCAGAAGCTAGAATCTCACCAAGAAGAACCACAACTAGAAACAATAGACTTAAACACTAAAATTGATGGCTTAGTAGCAGAATTAGAACAGCCATTCAGTGAACAAGGATTATCTGTCACTGTAGATATACCTAAAGAACCACTAAAACTGCAAACTGAAATAGAAAGTTTTGACCGCATTCTCCAGGAATTATTAAACAACGTCAGTAAATATTCTGAGAGAGACACCACTGTTAATTTACAAGCGATTCACAGAGTTGAACAAGAAGTTGATCAAGTTATTATTAAAGTGACTAATGTAGGAAGTGGTATTTCTCAAGAGGAAGCTGCCTATATTTTTGATAAATTCCGTCGTGGTAAAGGACGTTGGACTCCCGGTACTGGCTTGGGATTAGCATTGGTTAAATCCTTAGTACAGCATTTACATGGAGAGATAGCTGTTGAGAGTACCCCTATTCAAGATTCCTCATTAAGTCAAATTTGTTTTACCCTCACACTACCTCAGTTTTCCGCACCAACTAATATACACTCCTCGCAGTAA